A single Micromonospora sp. CCTCC AA 2012012 DNA region contains:
- a CDS encoding helix-turn-helix transcriptional regulator, with translation MPADRAALGAFLRSRRDRLTPAQAGIEAFPGPRRVPGLRKEELAVLAGLSPDHYSRLEQGRQHTVTDEVVQALSRALQLDEIERAHLRDLAAPTSRRRWARPEIAQRPDPGMLRLMGVLDHVPVLLLGRRTQVLAHNGLLRAVLGPALEPGSSLARWLFLDPDARVRIVNWADFAAAAVGELRYEVGRHPDDRRLVDLVRELRSGDPDVAQWWDDQRVTFRTSVTKHLVHPTAGPLTFGIESVVGPHDPEQRLIVYTVEPDSPTARVLPVLASWATDPDESRAASETTS, from the coding sequence ATGCCTGCTGACCGTGCCGCCCTGGGGGCATTCCTGCGGTCCCGGCGGGACCGCCTGACTCCTGCTCAGGCCGGGATCGAGGCCTTCCCCGGCCCGCGGCGGGTGCCCGGCCTGCGCAAGGAGGAACTCGCCGTGCTCGCCGGGTTGAGCCCGGACCACTACAGCCGGCTGGAACAGGGACGCCAGCACACCGTCACCGACGAGGTGGTGCAGGCGCTGTCGCGGGCGCTGCAGCTGGACGAGATCGAACGCGCCCACCTGCGGGACCTGGCCGCCCCCACCTCGCGCCGGCGCTGGGCACGGCCGGAGATCGCCCAGCGGCCCGACCCGGGGATGCTGCGCCTGATGGGGGTGCTGGACCACGTCCCGGTGCTGCTGCTGGGGCGCCGTACCCAGGTGCTGGCGCACAACGGGCTGTTGCGGGCGGTGCTGGGGCCCGCGCTGGAGCCGGGGTCGTCGCTCGCGCGGTGGCTGTTCCTCGATCCCGACGCGCGGGTGCGGATCGTGAACTGGGCCGACTTCGCCGCCGCCGCGGTCGGGGAGTTGCGCTACGAGGTGGGACGCCACCCCGACGATCGGCGACTCGTCGACCTGGTGCGGGAGTTGCGCAGCGGCGATCCCGACGTGGCGCAGTGGTGGGACGACCAGCGGGTCACCTTCCGTACCTCGGTGACCAAGCACCTGGTCCACCCGACGGCCGGACCGCTCACCTTCGGCATCGAGTCCGTCGTCGGGCCGCACGATCCGGAGCAACGCCTGATCGTCTACACCGTCGAACCCGACTCCCCCACGGCGCGGGTGCTTCCCGTGCTGGCCAGCTGGGCGACCGATCCGGACGAGTCGCGCGCCGCGAGCGAAACCACCAGCTGA
- a CDS encoding SDR family oxidoreductase: MAGRKEDIRVAVVTGASAGVGRATARLLARRGIAVALLARGRVGLDAVAEEVRAAGSRALPIEVDMADYEQVVAAGRRVEAELGPVDLWINDAFSSVFAPFQDTRPEEFRRATEVTYLGYVHGTRVALSHMTPRDRGTIVQVGSALAYRGIPLQAAYCGAKHAIVGFTESLRCELLHDGSKVHVTMVQLPAVNTPQFDWLLSRLPRHAEPVPPIYEPEVAARAIVGAADRPGRREYWVGASTVLTILANRVAPSLLDRYLARTGYRSQQTGQPADHDRPNNLWHPLDGPGGHDYGARGDFSGRSHSRSPQAWLSRHRLATAAGLAGTAVGVLAWRRR; this comes from the coding sequence ATGGCGGGGCGCAAAGAGGACATCCGGGTAGCGGTGGTGACCGGGGCGAGCGCGGGCGTGGGTCGGGCGACCGCCCGCCTGCTCGCCCGGCGGGGGATCGCCGTCGCGCTGCTCGCGCGGGGAAGGGTCGGCCTGGACGCGGTGGCCGAGGAGGTACGGGCCGCCGGCAGCCGCGCCCTGCCGATCGAGGTCGACATGGCCGACTACGAGCAGGTGGTCGCCGCCGGGCGGCGCGTCGAGGCGGAACTGGGCCCTGTCGACCTGTGGATCAACGACGCCTTCAGCTCCGTCTTCGCCCCGTTCCAGGACACCCGGCCGGAGGAGTTCCGCCGCGCCACGGAGGTCACCTACCTGGGGTACGTGCACGGCACCCGGGTGGCCTTGTCCCACATGACCCCCCGCGACCGCGGAACCATCGTGCAGGTCGGCTCGGCCCTGGCCTACCGGGGCATCCCCCTGCAGGCGGCCTACTGCGGGGCGAAGCACGCGATCGTCGGGTTCACCGAGTCGCTGCGCTGCGAGCTGCTGCACGACGGCAGCAAGGTCCACGTGACGATGGTGCAGCTGCCGGCCGTCAACACCCCCCAGTTCGACTGGCTGCTGTCCCGACTGCCACGCCACGCCGAGCCGGTCCCGCCGATCTACGAGCCGGAGGTGGCCGCCCGGGCGATCGTCGGCGCCGCCGACCGGCCCGGCCGCCGGGAGTACTGGGTCGGTGCGTCCACCGTGCTGACCATCCTCGCCAACCGCGTGGCGCCGAGTCTGCTCGACCGCTACCTGGCCCGGACGGGGTACAGGTCGCAGCAGACCGGCCAGCCGGCGGACCACGACCGGCCGAACAACCTGTGGCACCCGCTCGACGGCCCGGGCGGGCACGACTACGGCGCGCGCGGTGACTTCTCCGGACGGTCGCACAGCCGAAGCCCGCAGGCGTGGCTGTCCCGGCACCGGCTGGCCACCGCCGCCGGGTTGGCCGGCACGGCGGTCGGCGTGCTGGCCTGGCGTCGTCGCTGA
- a CDS encoding SDR family NAD(P)-dependent oxidoreductase, which translates to MTSAEQTRTVLITGSTSGIGAATARTLAAQGWRVVVTGRDRNRGAAVVADIEGNGGNAVFVPSDLTSPPEVLRAFARAAAEAAGGRLDALVHNAALCPAVDTVRLTDTDLEATLAVNVRAPHVLTAALAALMAARGHGAIVVIGSWMAHVGHPFVGLYSATKAAEIQLARSWAAEFGPRGVRVNTVSPGATRTPINAADGDVIARMTAGTPAGRPGTPEEIADAVAWVLSERAGYLHGAEIAVDGGITATRSG; encoded by the coding sequence ATGACCTCTGCTGAGCAGACCCGCACCGTCCTGATCACCGGCTCCACCAGCGGCATCGGTGCCGCCACCGCCCGGACCCTGGCCGCGCAGGGTTGGCGCGTCGTCGTCACCGGCCGCGATCGGAACCGCGGCGCCGCCGTCGTCGCCGACATCGAGGGGAACGGCGGAAACGCCGTGTTCGTCCCCTCCGACCTGACCAGCCCACCCGAGGTGCTGCGGGCCTTCGCCCGCGCTGCCGCCGAGGCCGCCGGTGGGCGACTGGACGCGCTGGTGCACAACGCCGCCCTGTGCCCCGCCGTGGACACGGTGCGCCTCACCGACACCGACCTGGAGGCCACCCTCGCGGTCAACGTCCGCGCCCCCCACGTCCTGACCGCCGCACTGGCCGCGCTGATGGCCGCCCGCGGCCACGGCGCGATCGTCGTCATCGGGTCCTGGATGGCCCACGTCGGGCACCCCTTCGTCGGGCTGTACTCCGCGACCAAGGCCGCGGAGATCCAACTCGCCCGCAGTTGGGCCGCGGAGTTCGGTCCCCGTGGCGTGCGGGTCAACACCGTCTCCCCCGGGGCGACGCGTACCCCGATCAACGCCGCCGACGGCGACGTCATCGCCCGGATGACCGCCGGCACCCCCGCCGGACGCCCCGGAACCCCGGAGGAGATCGCCGACGCGGTGGCCTGGGTGCTCTCGGAACGCGCCGGCTACCTCCACGGCGCGGAGATCGCCGTCGACGGCGGCATCACGGCGACCCGTTCCGGCTGA